In Mesorhizobium sp. 113-3-3, a genomic segment contains:
- a CDS encoding trimethylamine methyltransferase family protein gives MNAPAVELTEQTHRRGGGRLGRKALRSAPIASFPTLVRKIPVYEIVPDEAVELIHEESLKILEEVGCEFRDDGAIELWKAAGADVRETRVRIDRALLMELVSKVPSEFTLHARNPERTVRVGGNNTIFVPMYGAPYVRDLDNNRRYGTLADLNNFHKMAYMAPALHSSSSVICEPMEIAVPKRHLHIIHSALKHSDKPFMGIVTSKERAEDTMAMAGIVFGEEFVRDNPVLVAITNCNSPLVWDATMIDAMRVYASHNQPLILAPFALCGASTSASAVGAVAQVNAEALAGVALTQLIRPGSPQVYGQFMVTVDMKTGAPMGGTPEAAQMMYLMGALARKYRLPWRTSGFHVGSKLNDAQAGYEANMLMHAAILSGANYIWHSAGWLEAGLTCGYSKFATDCEQLVGWYKYAGGLSFDDFKEAMAAIREVGPQGHFLGTQHTLEHFESAFFMPSIMDFNSYEQWNAEGAKDHDTRGREKARNMLADYEEPKLDEGIAEGLRDLIARREEKLPDTVS, from the coding sequence ATGAACGCACCGGCCGTTGAATTGACCGAACAAACCCACCGCCGCGGCGGTGGCCGTCTTGGCCGCAAGGCGCTTAGAAGCGCGCCGATCGCTTCCTTTCCGACCTTGGTGCGAAAGATCCCCGTCTATGAGATCGTCCCTGACGAGGCGGTGGAACTGATCCACGAGGAATCGCTCAAGATCCTCGAGGAGGTGGGCTGCGAATTCCGCGACGACGGCGCGATCGAGCTCTGGAAGGCGGCCGGCGCCGATGTCAGGGAGACGCGTGTCCGCATCGATCGCGCGCTGCTGATGGAGCTCGTCTCGAAGGTGCCGTCCGAGTTCACGCTCCATGCGCGCAACCCCGAGCGCACGGTGCGCGTCGGCGGCAACAACACGATCTTCGTGCCGATGTATGGCGCGCCCTACGTCCGCGACCTCGACAACAACAGGCGCTACGGCACGCTCGCCGATCTCAACAATTTCCACAAAATGGCCTACATGGCGCCCGCGCTGCATTCCTCGAGCTCGGTCATCTGCGAGCCCATGGAAATCGCCGTGCCGAAGCGGCATCTGCACATCATCCACTCGGCGCTGAAACATTCCGACAAGCCATTCATGGGCATAGTGACGTCGAAGGAGCGCGCCGAGGATACGATGGCGATGGCTGGCATCGTCTTCGGCGAAGAGTTCGTCCGCGACAACCCGGTGCTGGTGGCGATCACCAACTGCAATTCGCCGCTGGTATGGGACGCCACCATGATCGACGCCATGCGGGTCTATGCGAGCCACAATCAGCCGCTGATCCTGGCGCCTTTCGCGCTGTGCGGCGCTTCGACGTCGGCTTCCGCCGTCGGCGCTGTGGCGCAGGTCAACGCCGAGGCGCTTGCCGGCGTGGCGCTGACCCAGCTTATCCGCCCAGGTTCGCCGCAGGTCTACGGCCAGTTCATGGTCACCGTCGACATGAAGACCGGCGCGCCAATGGGCGGCACGCCGGAGGCCGCCCAGATGATGTATCTGATGGGCGCACTGGCGCGGAAATACCGGCTGCCGTGGCGCACCTCGGGCTTCCATGTCGGCTCCAAGCTGAACGATGCCCAGGCGGGCTACGAGGCGAACATGCTCATGCATGCCGCCATCCTGTCCGGCGCCAATTACATCTGGCATTCCGCCGGCTGGCTGGAGGCCGGCCTGACCTGCGGCTATTCGAAATTCGCGACAGACTGCGAGCAGCTTGTCGGCTGGTACAAATATGCCGGCGGGCTGTCCTTCGATGATTTCAAGGAAGCCATGGCGGCGATCCGCGAGGTCGGACCGCAGGGTCATTTCCTCGGCACGCAGCACACGCTGGAACATTTCGAGTCCGCCTTCTTCATGCCCTCGATCATGGACTTCAATTCCTACGAACAGTGGAATGCCGAAGGGGCGAAGGACCACGACACGCGCGGCCGCGAGAAGGCCCGCAACATGCTTGCCGATTACGAGGAGCCGAAGCTTGATGAGGGTATTGCCGAGGGTCTCAGGGATCTGATCGCGCGGCGCGAGGAGAAGCTGCCCGACACAGTGAGTTGA
- a CDS encoding LysR substrate-binding domain-containing protein translates to MRSLRHLLPSAGSLIVFEAAGRLSSFTAAGRELGMTQAAVSYAVRGLEEQLGAKLFQRRHRQVSLTEAGERFHADVSLGLSHIRKSAEDLRLQATGGHVTLAASTAFGSFWMMPRLQQFRDELPGIDLRIQTADRDLDIIAEGIPLAVRGGEPRDWPDYHSLPLADEEIFPVAGTSYLAKFGMPKTVGDLAAHRLIHLEEPYREAASWDEWFQSAGGNLGDTARGLRINDYGLVIQGVMEGQGIALGWRHLAERLLATGLLVQVTDHVLKTGKAFYIVWPKNRELSENARKVRDWLAAQA, encoded by the coding sequence ATGCGAAGCCTGCGCCACCTCCTGCCCTCCGCCGGCAGCCTGATCGTCTTCGAGGCGGCCGGCCGGCTGTCGAGCTTCACCGCCGCCGGGCGCGAGCTCGGCATGACGCAGGCCGCTGTCTCCTACGCGGTGCGCGGGCTGGAGGAACAGCTCGGAGCCAAGCTGTTCCAGCGCCGCCACCGGCAGGTCAGCCTGACCGAAGCCGGCGAACGCTTCCACGCCGATGTCTCGCTGGGGCTGTCGCATATCCGCAAGTCGGCCGAGGATCTGCGCCTGCAAGCGACCGGCGGCCATGTGACGCTTGCCGCATCGACTGCCTTCGGCTCGTTCTGGATGATGCCGCGCCTGCAGCAGTTCCGTGACGAATTGCCGGGCATCGATCTGCGTATCCAGACCGCCGACCGCGACCTCGACATCATCGCCGAAGGTATTCCGCTGGCCGTGCGCGGCGGCGAGCCCCGGGACTGGCCGGATTATCATTCGCTGCCGCTTGCCGACGAGGAGATCTTCCCCGTCGCAGGCACCAGTTACCTGGCGAAATTCGGCATGCCGAAGACTGTTGGGGATCTGGCCGCGCACCGTCTCATCCATCTCGAAGAGCCATATCGCGAGGCGGCCAGTTGGGACGAATGGTTCCAGTCGGCCGGCGGCAACCTCGGCGACACCGCGCGCGGCCTGCGCATCAACGACTATGGCCTGGTGATCCAGGGCGTGATGGAGGGGCAAGGCATCGCGCTCGGCTGGCGCCACCTCGCCGAGCGGCTGCTGGCGACCGGACTGCTGGTGCAGGTGACGGATCATGTGCTCAAGACCGGCAAGGCCTTCTATATCGTCTGGCCGAAGAACCGGGAGCTGAGCGAGAATGCACGCAAGGTAAGGGATTGGCTGGCGGCGCAGGCATAA
- the mutL gene encoding DNA mismatch repair endonuclease MutL produces MPIRQLSETMINQIAAGEVIERPASVVKELVENALDAGASRVEIVTAGGGLNLIRVTDDGSGIPEPELSLAIARHCTSKLVEDINDIRSLGFRGEALPSIGSVSRLSIRSRTASGDSAAEIGIEGGRVLPVRPAAANRGTTVEVRDLFFATPARLKFMKGERAESSATSDVVKRIAIAFPAVRFTLAGSDRSTLELPATDDTAEGSLRRVAQVMGAEFPDNSIAIDAMREGVHLTGHVSIPSFTRANALQQYAYVNGRPVRDKLIAGAIRGAFADVLPRDRHAVTVLFLSLDPAIVDVNVHPAKADVRFRDPGLVRGLIVGAIRQALADAGIRSATTGAAGMMAAFRPGAASYDHGGPANGHRSYDAAYRASGSAGFDPVRSPQRPLDMQFGAFERAGARHGGFGEPGQAAFDTGPLASADARAGQSEAAETLLGTVLGAARAQVHENYIVAQTRDSLVIVDQHAAHERLVYEALKNALHSRPVPSQMLLLPEIIDLPEEDAERLAMHSETLARFGLGIERFGPGAVAVRETPSMLGETNVQQLVLDLADEIADNDTVETLKERLDKIAATMACHGSVRSGRLLKAEEMNALLRQMEATPGSGTCNHGRPTYIELKLADIERLFGRR; encoded by the coding sequence ATGCCCATTCGCCAGCTTTCCGAAACGATGATCAACCAGATCGCCGCCGGCGAAGTCATCGAGCGTCCGGCGAGCGTGGTGAAGGAACTGGTCGAGAATGCGCTGGATGCCGGCGCATCACGCGTCGAAATCGTCACCGCTGGCGGCGGGCTGAACCTGATCCGCGTCACCGATGACGGTTCCGGCATCCCCGAACCGGAGCTTTCGCTGGCGATCGCGCGCCACTGCACCTCCAAGCTCGTCGAGGATATCAACGACATCCGCTCGCTAGGCTTTCGCGGCGAGGCGCTGCCGTCGATCGGCTCGGTGTCGCGGCTGTCGATCCGGTCGCGCACGGCTTCGGGCGACAGCGCCGCCGAGATCGGCATCGAGGGCGGCCGCGTGCTCCCCGTCAGACCGGCCGCAGCCAACCGCGGCACCACGGTCGAGGTGCGCGACCTGTTCTTTGCCACGCCGGCGCGGCTCAAATTCATGAAAGGCGAGCGTGCCGAGAGCTCGGCCACCAGCGATGTGGTCAAGCGCATCGCCATCGCCTTTCCGGCCGTGCGGTTCACGCTGGCCGGTTCCGACCGCTCGACGCTGGAATTGCCGGCGACAGACGACACTGCGGAAGGCAGCCTGCGCCGAGTCGCCCAGGTGATGGGGGCCGAGTTTCCCGACAATTCCATTGCCATCGACGCGATGCGCGAAGGCGTACATTTGACCGGCCATGTGTCGATCCCGTCGTTCACCCGCGCCAATGCGCTGCAGCAATATGCCTATGTCAATGGCCGGCCTGTACGCGACAAGCTGATCGCCGGCGCCATTCGCGGCGCGTTCGCCGATGTCCTGCCGCGCGACCGCCACGCGGTGACGGTGCTGTTTCTTTCGCTCGATCCGGCGATCGTCGACGTCAACGTCCACCCGGCCAAGGCCGATGTGCGGTTCCGCGATCCCGGCCTGGTGCGCGGCCTGATCGTCGGAGCCATCCGCCAGGCACTGGCCGACGCCGGCATCCGCTCGGCCACGACCGGAGCCGCCGGCATGATGGCGGCGTTCCGGCCGGGCGCGGCCTCCTATGATCATGGCGGCCCGGCCAACGGCCATCGTAGCTACGACGCAGCCTACCGCGCGTCCGGCTCCGCCGGTTTCGACCCCGTGCGCTCGCCGCAGCGTCCGCTCGACATGCAATTCGGAGCCTTCGAGCGCGCCGGCGCAAGGCATGGCGGGTTTGGCGAGCCCGGCCAGGCGGCGTTCGATACCGGCCCGCTTGCCAGCGCCGATGCGCGCGCCGGACAGAGCGAAGCGGCCGAGACGCTGCTTGGCACGGTGCTCGGTGCGGCTCGCGCCCAGGTGCATGAGAACTATATCGTTGCCCAGACCAGGGATTCACTCGTCATCGTCGATCAGCACGCGGCGCATGAGCGGCTGGTTTACGAAGCGCTGAAGAACGCCCTGCACTCACGGCCGGTGCCGTCGCAGATGCTGCTTCTGCCTGAGATTATCGATCTGCCGGAAGAGGACGCCGAGCGGCTCGCCATGCATTCCGAAACGCTCGCCCGGTTCGGCCTCGGCATCGAACGTTTCGGCCCGGGCGCCGTCGCGGTGCGCGAGACGCCGTCAATGCTTGGCGAGACCAATGTCCAGCAATTGGTGCTCGACCTCGCCGACGAGATCGCCGACAACGACACGGTCGAGACGCTCAAGGAAAGGCTGGACAAGATCGCCGCGACCATGGCCTGCCACGGCTCGGTGCGTTCCGGCCGGCTGCTCAAGGCCGAGGAGATGAACGCGCTGCTGCGCCAGATGGAGGCGACGCCCGGTTCCGGCACCTGCAACCATGGCCGCCCGACCTATATCGAGCTCAAGCTCGCCGATATCGAGCGGCTGTTCGGGCGACGGTAA
- a CDS encoding DUF1905 domain-containing protein: MSGGSTVRFQFEAEVIHWRGPSPYFFVPIPQQHSEEIKKVAKFATYGWGVIPVEATIDGFMFGTSLFPKDGSYLLPLKDDVRRKCNLTAGDSISASIAIHLRGR, from the coding sequence GTGAGCGGCGGGTCGACGGTCCGGTTCCAGTTCGAAGCCGAGGTGATCCACTGGAGGGGTCCTTCGCCGTACTTCTTCGTGCCAATCCCCCAGCAGCATAGCGAAGAGATCAAGAAAGTCGCGAAGTTCGCGACCTATGGCTGGGGAGTGATACCTGTCGAAGCGACCATTGACGGCTTCATGTTCGGCACATCCCTGTTCCCCAAGGACGGAAGCTATCTTTTGCCCCTGAAGGACGATGTCAGGCGCAAGTGCAATCTGACGGCAGGCGATTCGATTTCTGCTTCCATCGCGATACACCTTCGCGGACGATAA
- a CDS encoding DMT family transporter, protein MSAMTGTLNQTQRMDTTAAIAVALTVVGWASAFPAIRAGLGAFGPLELGALRFAIAAVPAAIFLAVKRPALPRLDEVWRLVFGGAIFVALYTVMLNFGELTVSAGAAGFIINVSPIFTAIMAMALLGERFSGWAWLGTAISFGGIGIIAVADGNGLHFNAGALLVLGSALCSAVNTIVQKPLFARHHPLTISASNMILGALCLSPFLPSGFAQAAVANTAGLGAVIFLGIVPSLIAYAAWATALSRLPAARASNFLYLVSPMSALIGFFWLGEVPTLLGILGGALALGGVIVVNLKR, encoded by the coding sequence ATGAGCGCGATGACGGGCACGTTGAATCAGACACAGCGGATGGATACCACCGCCGCCATCGCCGTGGCGCTGACGGTGGTCGGCTGGGCCTCGGCCTTTCCGGCCATCCGCGCCGGCCTTGGCGCCTTCGGGCCGCTGGAACTCGGCGCCCTGCGCTTTGCCATCGCCGCTGTGCCGGCAGCGATCTTCCTTGCTGTCAAGCGTCCGGCGCTGCCCAGGCTCGACGAGGTGTGGCGCCTCGTCTTTGGCGGGGCGATTTTTGTCGCGCTCTACACCGTCATGCTCAACTTCGGCGAATTGACTGTCTCGGCTGGTGCTGCCGGCTTCATCATCAATGTCAGCCCGATCTTCACCGCCATTATGGCGATGGCATTGCTTGGCGAGCGTTTTTCGGGGTGGGCCTGGCTTGGCACAGCCATTTCCTTTGGTGGCATCGGCATCATCGCCGTGGCCGACGGGAATGGCCTGCACTTCAATGCCGGTGCGCTGTTGGTTCTTGGCTCGGCGCTGTGCTCGGCCGTCAACACGATCGTCCAAAAGCCGCTGTTTGCCCGCCATCACCCGCTGACCATCTCGGCCTCGAATATGATCCTTGGCGCACTTTGCCTGTCACCGTTTCTGCCGAGCGGCTTTGCACAGGCTGCAGTCGCCAACACAGCCGGCCTCGGCGCCGTGATCTTTCTCGGCATCGTGCCCAGCCTGATCGCCTATGCCGCCTGGGCAACCGCGCTGTCGCGTCTCCCGGCCGCCCGTGCCTCGAACTTCCTCTATCTGGTCTCGCCGATGTCCGCCTTGATCGGCTTCTTCTGGCTGGGTGAAGTGCCGACCCTGCTCGGCATCCTCGGCGGCGCGCTGGCGCTCGGCGGTGTCATCGTGGTCAATTTGAAGCGTTAG